Genomic window (Ananas comosus cultivar F153 linkage group 1, ASM154086v1, whole genome shotgun sequence):
atcgtatgatgttgagaattctaagcggctcgtttagggctcgagctcgctcgactcaaaattaggctcgctcgagctcggctcaaattaatttcaatccaagcttgagcttaaatttaggctcgaaattaatttcaagccgaatttgagccgaggtaagctcgctcgagctcggctcgtttccacccctaattaCTAGAGCTAATATATATACCATGATCATATAATAACTtgtgcatatataaatatatgttgatgatcaataataatacatacatacatactacGTACGTATATGCGTACGTACATACCTATTTGAAATGAAGGCCCAAGTGATTCCGACGTAGCACGCGTAGGAGTTGGGGTTGACCGCGAGCTTGAGCCACACCACCTTCATCAGTGACCAGAAAGAAGGCCTCGTTACGTTCGTCGCGTTCCCCTCCACATCCTTCACTGGGCtcagaccaccaccaccactgtTTGCAGCATTTGTGACGGAGAGCCCGTTGTGCGCCTTACGCAGCTCGAACACGAAGAGCAGCAGCGTGAGCCAGACGATGGCCTGCACGACCGACAGCTGCACGACCAGGTCCTGCGCCCAGCGGCCGTACATGGCGCTGGCGAGCGGAACGCCGACGACCAAGGAGTTGGTGAGGGTGGAGAGGGAGAAGCTCGTTATGGACCAGGAGTAGCTCcccttgctgctgctgcattTGGCCCAGGCGGCGATCACGAGGACGATGATGGCCTTGGAGATGGCGTCGGCGGCGATGGCGCGGTAGTTCATGGCGAAGGGGTCGGTGTGGAGGGTGAACTCGAAGGTGAAGAGGGGGAGGGTGAAGGAGGCGACGAGGCGGTTGATCGCGTCGCACTGCTCCGGGGTGAAGATCCTCCACCACCGCACCGACCCGTAGCCGAGGCCGAGGGCTACGTACAGCGGCACCATGGCCTCCACCACCTTGTAGATATCCCCCCACCCTATCATCTTTGTCTACTTAACTAactatatagatagatagatatattgGTAGCTCCTCTAGATAGAGTGTAATGATATTTGAGTACTAGCTAGGGttggatatatatatggttGTGAAGTGTATATATACAGATATAAGAGTGTTGATGTATTTATATGTAAGTGGAAGAGGGAACATGGAGAATAAGAAGGAAAAGGATTTAGCTAGcttgggtgtgtgtgtgtgtgtgtgtgtgtgtgtgtgtgtgtgtgtgcattgGATTATTCCATTAATGAGGTGGATGGTATTTTGAGCACCATTTGGAAGGGAgctaggattagggttagggttagggtttcttgAAGAAGAGTGTGCATGCAtggcatgagagagagagagagagagagagagagagagagagagagagagaggacaccTGTGATGAAGCCTTAGCATAAGGAATCAGGAGCAGTGGTTATTCCACACATGTTGCCCTAATGAGGTGCTGTAAATTAATTATTGGAGTAATCTTTTTGTAATGTGATGAAATAATTGAATAGAGCACCTAAATGAGAGAATATGGAACCTATTCTTTCGCATAATGGGAAGCCTTTTTAGCTTAATTCatttagttaaaatatatatatatatacactatcgatagtatcaagcccttgatactattgagttttctaccgttagatctaccctttgatcatttccatccgtaagattatactattaaaccaaccatccactcaaccctagggaaccactatcatcctaaccgcacatcttttcattcaacagccgaaaactcaatagtaccgagagtttggtactattgatagtatagtagcataattctatatatatatatatatatagtagagctattatgctatcggaaataTAGAGGATCTTGTGCTTCCAATTTGTAGGCCCTTAGATCAACtcatttgatcatttctaacctttggattaatactattactctgtgggaaccactcaaccctaagggtaCTACTCAACTCTGGGGGGACCACAATCATCCcaactatataatttttgatccaaagactaaaaaatcggaagcatcagATTCTCTGTACTTCCGATAGCACAGTAGCTcgacactatatatatatatatatatatatatatatatatatatatatatatatatatatatatatatatatatatatatatatatatattaaatctcaAAAAGTAGATGCTGATTGTTTTGATGGTCAGAATTAAAAGTATCACTAGAAGGAAAAACATCCAACATCTCTTTATAATGTTTTCTGTAATATAATTAAGGATCTGGATATAGCACGAAGACCGTTGTGCCGTTAAGcaatcaaattttgagtttagtTGGAATGCTTTTAGCAGCATCAACACATTTGTGCCTCAAGAAACCAAAGTGTtgagtttttaaatatttagaacTCAAATTTTGAGGTgtttttagagatcaaaacttataaaattttttaatttttttttactacatcCAGTGGCTATGAAATTAATGATCAAATTAAATTGATGATCCGGATAAAAGAGCATCGAGTAGCAGGGAGTTGTAACTAATTTTGACCccttaaaagacaaaaataccaTGATAGaagttctaaaaaattaaaatttaattcactaaATGGTTCTATGAATGGCCTATACATTACATCAATTTTCTATTAATCGAGCAATTTACTCTTCGATCCGTTATTTTTTAGACTAATTGATACTTCAGTAATAGATTTTCAAACcctatgaatttttttaaaaaatttttgggtTATAATGTTggaatttaacttttaattaaggtctttaatcattaaaaattagatGCATTATTGCTGTTCCGGTGTATGATGTACGGATACACCAGGTGCATGTAAATATTTTAACCTGGGCCGAACAGCGAGGTCTTAATGGGCCATGAAGAGGCCCAATAAGGACGAGATGGGCTTTGTAAGGCCCGGCCTTGTAATTGACACGTAAAAGGTTCTAGGTTTTTTATTTACGGTGTCGCTTCGagaatatataaaacttttaatgataattttaatttactttaaaaaaaaaaaaaaaaaccttatctTAGGCCCTTACACTTCACAAACACTAAATAGTGATTCAAATTTATATCCCAAGAAGCCGGGGAATCGAGCCCCACTTCATAATGCGTGTATACACAGAGAATCGAACCTCTGATCTCTGTCTCAACGATCCTAGTAACAAATACTGAGTTAGCCTTGAAATTGTTTATAAGTTTTACTGGTTAATTACAAATAGTTTCAAAAGTTCGACTTGAATCTTAACAACTTTAGCTCCTAAAGCTTTTGAGTCCAATCTTTTTGACATTTTATCAGCTTTAACCTCCTTAACAAAGCGTAACTTAACATTGATGTTTATGAGCGTAACTTAACATTGATGTTTATGTGGTGCTTCTTCAAGTAGGTCCACTATTGACTtgattattattcttataacgAAATTAGTATCGGAATCAAAGTCAAACTTCAGGGACGCAAATgaaaattatcttatttttacTGTTTTGAAAATGTTAAATAAGTTTGGGGTTTGCACCTGCATTATCTCACAAGAAAGCAAGTAGAGCAGAGCAGGTGGTAGAATAAACCCAAATGGgcaaatcaaaacaaataaccTATTTGTTGTGCAACATAAACAAGAAGATACTATCCAAATATATTCCCATCCTTTTTGCAGAGGGGATCCATTAATGGGGCTCAGGAATAAAGTTCCAAATGCAGTTGGTGGTATGCTGATGATGCAACCCTGAAAGAGATTGAGAAATTGTGGTTGTGCTCATTACAACCCAAAAAAGCcacaaaaaagaaggaaaacaagagtgttttttaagaaaaaatttgttCCTTACTCAAATCCTTGTCTGTTTGCTTCTCCAGTTGCTGCTTCTCCTTTTCAACTCCCAGAAAGCTGCTGCTTTAATATGTCTAGGGTGAGTTGTGGCCAAGCATCTGCTTTCATATATGCCTGTAGATAATATTCCATGTAAAGAGAAACTAATGCTTCTActagcatcatcatcatcatcatcatctgcactattactattattattgttatgaaTGTGGTGAGCAGGTGAGATATGCTTGGGAGCAGCTACTGTCAACTCCCAATCCAAGCAGCAGATGCTTTTCGGGAGCATCTATGGTGTCGATGTCGTGTTTGTGTTTGCGCGTCGTGTTCGTATCTGTCAAAGATTTGAGAGATAACAGTAACTTTGTACAAATAAAAGCACGACTGATAGCAGATAAGAGTAAAACAATAACCACGAACAATTTGCAAAGCCGTTTTACAAACAGAGGTGGTCGACATAATCCTAACATAAGGCGAACCCAAGCCATACTTTTCCTCCTTGGGTTTGAGCCGTGTTCGCAAAATTGCCACCCTAACTTCGTTAATAGAAGCGGATATGAAGGAGCTCCATTTTCAGCAGTTCTCACTGCACCGACAGCATCGATCGCGATCAATTTTGTTTCAATCGAATTCGTCAAATTGCACACTGATTATTAGGATAAATGATTCTACACATTGATTAATCTAATCAGGGTCTCACACAAGCGTAACACAACTTGCGTAACATTAGTGGAAAATTGACAATGTGGGCATATGCCAGAGGTGGGGCTTGTAACAAGAGGTGAGCACTTAGGATGGCCCCAATCCTGCCACATGAGCATGTTTAGCACATACCAAAAAAAACAACATCATAGTGGATCTTGGAAgcagaaattaataaaatattagggaAATGAATACCAAAAGATTAACTTTGCTTTTTAGGttagtttttaaatacaaaGCAGTGCTTTCGAAGAGTTTTAAGTGATTCCCTCCTAGTTTCGGAAGCATTTAAGCGCTTTCAAAACTTTTAGGCCCTCCATAGCATCAAAGTGGGTATGGTCATGCAATGTATTTACACTTTAGGTCTTAGTCATTAAGCAGATACAAAAGTGCTTCTTAATGCATTAAGTTGACCAGGAAAAGATCTACAATTACTATCAGCCAAATACCACAAGAGGAAAAGGTAAGCAAGCATGATTTGCTAAAAGTTCTTTAGCTTTAACTCTCTAATCTTGTAGTTCATGTATGTTATGATAAGCTGTAGTATAGAAAAAAGACTTGACAAGTGGTTGATGTACATAAAGGAGTGTTTTAGATTCATGTTGCTATTGTGGTCCTGCTTGGTGCCAATTTTGCTATGACGAGAAGCTAAAATAAGCTTTTGAGCACGAACAGCAGAAGACATAGTTTCAAGCTTAATTCTGCTTCTTCTACAGTGAGAAGTTGTTTGAATGTTTTGGAGAAGAAGTTGTTATTGCTTTTCAAACAATGTTACAAAGGGCACTTTTAAGAAGCTATAGCAAGCCAAAGAGTCCCCTAAGGCCTGTTTAGCCCGACTGTGGGCCACGATGTGACCTGCATATCAGGGACTTTGTTGAATTTTGCTTGCAAAGCCCGTGCAACATGCAGCTGCAGAAGATAGGTATTCCCTTCTAAACCACACATTAGATCTATACAAGGGGCCAAAAGAGAACACAAACACATTGACAACTATAATGATTTATTTGCTATGAAAAATGTAAACAAATTACAATATCACTATGATATTTTACAAAAACttttctgacactgaaatcgaACAACAGCGAAAAGCATGGTGAAGCAATGTACATAAAATTGGGTCAAACTATCACACAAACAGTATGTGAATGGATCTAGCCTACAAAATTGGGCCTCACCTGCCTTATACTGTGGTACCTAGAAGGTTCAATGCTGCTCCATTCCCGTTGTCGTCCATGGCACCGTCAGAAGTGAGCTGCAGAAGAGAAAAGGGGGGGATTTTCTTTTCTGATTGCAACATTCGAGCTAGATTTTAGTGCATTGCAAGGTACTTGTAATCATGATTTTCTAGGATGACCATTCCACCTTAGTGGTGATAATCCAAAATTTCATACACCATTTAAGGCTTCCAAAGGAGCACATAGTACTAGAGATAAAGCCAATTAGATGAGGAAGCACATGTGAAAAGTTGCCTAACTTTTGATTTTAAGGGGGAAtttcttgagagaaaaaagaggaaataaTAAACTAGCCTTCATGAAATTTGTTGTTGTGTGGAATATATGAGTAAGAAACACCGTTTTTTGACAACTTAAGCTTTTGAGAGagagtgttgaatatataaataagaaacactgttctctaacaacttaagcttttggagaaaaacgattatttcatataatctaATGTTGTGAAATAACTCCCGTTAGCAATCAAATCGGTATTAAATAAGATATATCATGTCATTTAAAAGTATAAACCATACAAAAACCAATATTAAAAAAGCAAATTAATTGTCACAAAAGATGATGCTGAGAAAAACAATCCGGAATAGCTGCTCATGTATAGTGTACTAATCGAGTTTCCATAAAGAGATATCATCTATACATTAAATCACGGAGTCAGTAAGTAGATGTGACTTCAGTAAGGAAGAAGTGGTACCTCGCTATAATAGGATTTTGATAGAAAGAATGGCTCTTGCTCTCGAATTCCTCCATTCTCATTGAGAATATTAATCAAATCCTAGCCGcagattaattaaaaaaaaaaatgtgtgtaAGTATCTCAATCATCAGATCAGCAATGCAACCCATTACACTATGTTCTGATTTAGTAAATCATGCTGAATTCATAAAACTTCTGTTGAACAGACATAACAACTTTACAGAATAGTCAGGCAGTTACCTCTCCTGTCAAATTTTCGAACTCAAGTAACTGCTCCACAATTTTCTCTAGCACTTTACGATTTTTCAGAAGCATTTCTCTGGCCTTGTCGTACCCTAAGTCGTACATCTGCAGAAAAACAATCATTAAGTATGACATAATAAGGTAATAGATTTACAAAATAATAGATTTACAAAATCTCAGGCCTCTTCCACAAAGCGAGTGATAGTACACAGTAAGTCATATTATACGCGCCTTTTCAACTTTAGCTGCCATCTCAAATTCATGGTTGTTCCCCATACTCAGAGAGCCAACCTGATCAAGTAAACACAGCAATGTTAGTAAGGAAAAAGTAGCAAAAGATAGCACATACATTTCCAAAGTATTTAACATTAATGACCCACGAAGTCGTCAGACTTATAAAGACATGAAAATTATAGGAATAGACTGCCCGCAGAGATCTAAAACAATCGaataatgaaataataaaatttatatggaGCAATTTTAAAAGGGATGCTTTAAGTAAGGTTCAAATAATGATCAGAAGCTTACACTAAAATGTTGGTACCAATAAGCATGTTTGCATGAGGATGAGGGTAGAAACTTATTACTCGACATTCTATTTCACTTATTAGCAAGAGGGCATTTACTCATAGGTTCCAGATGGCAAGGTTTATTCATCAAGTTTGACAGATTATCTTAGCAAGTGGAATAATGAAGTCCAAATTATGCATATCAAAAAGGGATACAGAAACTTCATGCGCTTGTTTTTCTGCAGAAAGCTACACACCGCTTTGCTAGTGATGTAAATAGCAGGACTATCATCCGGACCCCATCCATATTGAATCACCATGCGTGTTGCTATCTGCAGTTAACAAAGACATAATTAAATAATCAATTACCACTTTCAAAAGGAAATTgttcaaaaagaagaaaacagcTAATTTccctataatttatatttgtagctTTGCAGGATCAAGAAAATTCAGTTTACCTCTTGAGCTTGCTTAAGTTCAGATGAGGACAAGAAATTTTCTTCGCCGAAAGGTAGTAGCAATTGAGATGCAATATATGAACCAAAGCAAAAGACGAGCTTCTTTTCCAGGTATGACCGTGATTCTACATTTCCATTTACAGAGCCTTCATTCTTTGCTTTTGTAATCTTTGTACATCCAATTCCCTGAAAGGTCATGAATTGATTAACATATCCGTGTTCACACAGAGCACACAAGTTATATGACAGACATTAGCAATTTTGCACTAATTATAGAAAATCAAACCAACCATCAAGTAAACATTATCACGAGTGTCATACACACCACGACGCTCCTTTGGCTCTCAAGTTATGGTActtgagggggaaaaaaaaaagagttactGTATGAAATGGAAAATGCAGTTGCTGAAAGTACAATTTTGAATAATTCATTAAAAAGCCTTTTGCTAATCACGATTCTGATAATGCATATATAAAggaaatcaaaaatttaaacagAACATatgaaaagcaaaagcaaaacaAGCAAACCTCCCATGCAGTTGGCTCAAGCCATATGTTATCAACGATGTCAAAATTTGGTAGAAGAAGAGTAATAAGTCCACGACCAGCTGCCCACACAGCATGAGGAAACTTTGTCTCCATTGACCACTAagaaacaaccaaaaaaaaaaatctaatattcaAAACATTTTTCACAGGAAATCAAATGAAATGCACGAAATAGAATAGAAACCTAGAGTAAGACCAACAATAACTACTAAAAGGAGGAATAATACAGAACCATATattattttggtaaaaatgtacaaaccTTACCTGaattatggatcattttgatttggctacccaacctttcaaaattttgattttattacccaacctttcaatttgtttgatttgattgagTAAACGATATTTTgacatcaaaatttgaatgtgttgcttatctttatagatttagttattttaaagtcaaagtatcgttgattgactcaaatcaatctaattgaaagattggtaggaaaatcaaaattttgaaagattgcgtagccaaatcaaaatggtTCATAATTCCGgttaagttctatacatttttacctattaaTTTTAACTTACATCAAGAGGAGGGCTCAGAAGTTCAATTCCGTTACTTATCTGACCATAGGGTTCCATTAGATCAACCACCTGCTGCATATCTTCTCTTGTCAAAGTCAAACCAAGATGATTAACTATATGCTTACTTATTTTCTTGGCAATTGGTGTTCTTCTCAGCCACTTGGGAATGGTACTACTAAAAGTCTGCAATAGAATGACCGAATAAGAATTAGCACAAATAAAGGTAATCTGTAAGACATTACATAGTCCAAATGAATGAATTAGAAGAAGATAACGATGTGATCTACATGAGAAATAAGTAATATGAATTAAGATGTATAATTCTAAGATTCTGATTCTATAGTAATAGATGTGAAATTTTGGTTATTTATCTACACTAGGTTCAATTTGAAGATAAACATATTGATTGCAAAAGTAGAACTAGAAATTTTGGCATTGACAAAATTTATAGTAGCAAACTTCTTGCCTAACTGGCCAAAGGCATAAATAAGCAACCATGACTAGTAATAACTAATAAGAGATTTTAGTTCTGGAGCAAGGAGTATTTCCTACCGCAAACCAGCTGCAGTAGCTCATTAGTTCATCAGTGTCAAGAAACTTGCTCCTAAATGCACTACCTTCGAGAGCCAAAGGAACAAGTTTCAATTCTATAGGCCTTAAAAGAGCTGTCTTTTCCGCAACCTGAGAAGGGTTAACAATAAATCATTACGAGATAGATGCAGaggttttcctttttatttttatttttatttggcaAACAGACACTCACTGATACGAGCATTGTGCAAATACTACTGCAAAGTTGGTACTTGTGTGCATGACCCTGAAAAGGGTAGTTGCATTCATGCACCTACCAAAAGCATATATGCAAATTATCCCGACAGGGGAATGCATGCAAATGAACAAGGTTTTCAGAAACTAGCTGAAATACCACGTTTACAAGGGCATATACGCAATTTTGCATATTTGCAGGTTCATATATGCAAACAAAAAGCTTGATGCTTGAACAGATTTTTCTATCCTGTAATGAATTACCTTCTTCAAATGAAAGTTTTAAAGCACCACGTACCTTTTTCCAATCAACAAAATCAATCAATTCTTTATCCATAGTTTCCTTCGCTGCAAACTGTAATATCTTTTCCCTTTCCATTTGAGTTGGTCGTTGGAGATGCAATACTCTATCCATGCGGCCTGGTCTTTTCAATGCTTCATCGATTTGTTTAAGATTTCTGGTAGTCGCCATCAGAAGAACTCCGTCTTGATTCTCAAACCTGTAAAACATGATTAAGCTAGTTAAACTACACTATTTTGTGCCAAGGGGATGAATAGAAAGTATGGCAATCACTTTCATTAAAAGAGAAGCAACCAAAAAAAGCATGAAACGCATACGGTTATTACCCATCAAGTTCCACAAGAAGCTGATTAATAAATGCCTCATGATCTTGCTTCGTAGTGTGGATAAATTGGCCTCGAACACCCGCAAAAAGATCGAAATCTTCAACAAAAATAATTACCGGTGCCTGCAAATATAGGCCATATTATTTCCCCAAAGTTGACAAGAAAGAGATAATGCTAAGAAACAACTAGTTATGGATATCTCATCAAAAGACAAAAGACATAACTGAAAAGAAGAATAGATAAAGGTAGTAATTTTCAGcataccaaaataaatattgctATTAAATTGTACTAATGAAACATACAACCTCTTAAGGTCATTCTGATAACACAGTAATGTCAGTGTCTTAAAGACATAAATGCTCAGAGACACATCTTTTTAGACTTGGTGAACGAATtgcaagtaataaaaaaaagattatcaTAGAAAATATTAAGCAAGATTAGATAACAACCAGATCCCTAGCTGTCTGGAATAACTCCCTGACATTGGATGCACTTTGACCAACCCATAAACCAGCTTCAAGTTGATGAGCTTTGACCTCAACAACAGGAACTTTAGCTTCCGCTGCTATGGCTAGTGCAAGCGATGTTTTCCCTGTTCCTCTCTCACCAACAATAAGAACTCCCTGCACAGAGTAGAAGAGGAAATTTGTGATTGCTTTCTTAATGAACTTTTGATGGCAATGTCAAGCTTTATTACCTTGCTAGGGAGGTCAAAGATagcaaagaaaaaacaaatggCTAAGtgttatataattatattggGGAACCCATGCTGTACATTATTCAATGCCGGCCGTGAAGGATAGAAAGTTTTGAGATTATAAAACACCATAAcacagtataaaaataaaattaagctgTGGACTCTGaccaaagattaaaaataagatGCCACAGGTATTCCCTATTGGATAGGTTgcctatattttttaactacAAATTGAACAATATATCACTAATCATTCCAATGGTGATGATAGCTCATCTATCTCAGGACTGATAATGAATGATGCTTACAGTGTGCATCTCATGTTgcagaagaaaatgaagaagaagaatttgTTTCTCAAGAAGAACCTTGTTAGTAGTAATCAAATGTTTCTGCAATCCAACGGTGATGCAAAACTCTTAGCACACGAATACTGGATAAGTAGTATATGTTAGCAATTCATTTTAGGAGAAACAAGAGGAAACTGCTAATGGTATACTGATTATTAGATgcttattattttcttttaaatagaAATTTGGATAGTTAAGAAACCGTACCCTTGGTGCACGAGCTCCTTTCTCCTGAAAAGCAGTTGGGTTTCGTAGACAAGTCACAATGTCATTGATTTCTTCTCTCATAGAGTCAACACTTGCAAAGTCTTCTAGTCGTATTGGTGGATTCTTCACCCTCTGAAAATCAACCAAAAACAAGCAAGTAAATTAACACCTGGATGTTATTTATACGACAAtggagagaaataaaaaaattgttgtcACCTGATTTTGTTTCAATGTATCCTACCTTCATCTGATCAAATGCAGTTCTTATCGGATCGATTCCCTCCTTTTTTCTTCGAATCCTTCTAAGTAATttgtattgaaaataaaatttctggTTGCACACAAAACAACTTTGTTTCAGTATCTTGCAAGCTAAAGAAACTATATGGGAGGAGATATGAGTTTAAGGGGGAATTATGATAAACTTAAATTTGCCGGTGCAAAATTGCAATTTTTAAGATTTGCAAGGAGCTATTTTGAATTCTcctagtaaaaaagaaaaattggaaaaacCCACTGCTTGCTAGCCAGAAATAGATAAAACCATGAAAAGGATATCCAAGACTCAATAAATGCCTTTCTGTTACAAATTTCCGAGTTTCAGATTAAAGATCTCGTATAGCAAACTCATACCACTCTTCGAAATTTCCGCAAGTTCGGATCTCTGCGCAAAGGTCCATATCCTAGAAGCTTTGGAATCTTCCGCTTTAGGTAGCAGAACACATTAAACAGAACGTACCCATATATAGCACTTCTTATTAAGAACCAAAGATACCACCGAATGCTATTGGTCTTCCTAGATCTGTAATTCATTTCCGCCTCAGATTGCCATTTTAGATACCATGTTGTGCCGACGAACTGATAGGCTTCTTCAGGCCAAGCCATCCCTAAGCTCATTCTTACCTGAAAATACAGGGGCGCAACGTAAAAACTGAAAGAGGCTTTTACAAATATAACACTGCAGAATCTCTATTTACAAATGTAACCCTATAAAATCTGAAACTTAAATATACCCCACAAAAGTGCAACTTCTAGCAAATTAAGGTTTTAAGGGAATATACGAAGTTAAGGTTTTGAGGTGCATATCTGGCAATTCAGATTTAG
Coding sequences:
- the LOC109726946 gene encoding LOW QUALITY PROTEIN: probable auxin efflux carrier component 5a (The sequence of the model RefSeq protein was modified relative to this genomic sequence to represent the inferred CDS: inserted 4 bases in 3 codons) encodes the protein MIGWGDIYKVVEAMVPLYVALGLGYGSVRWWRIFTPEQCDAINRLVASFTLPLFTFEFTLHTDPFAMNYRAIAADAISKAIIVLVIAAWAKCSSSKGSYSWSITSFSLSTLTNSLVVGVPLASAMYGRWAQDLVVQLSVVQAIVWLTLLLFVFELRKAHNGLSVTNAANSGGGGLSPVKDVEGNATNVTRPSFWSLMKVVWLKLAVNPNSYACYVGITWAFISNRWHFEMPGIMEGSVLIXSRAGTGMAMFRHGPLHALQEKIIACGRXLDGVRMALRFVAGPAAXAIGSIAVGLRGDVLRVAIIQAALPQSITSFIFAREYGLHADVLSTGSFGMLVLCTASCILCAL
- the LOC109727026 gene encoding probable inactive ATP-dependent zinc metalloprotease FTSHI 5, chloroplastic, which encodes HHSPPIPPTTITTTTILDLARKPLALLLFSVAIGFLPSPLAQSRALAAPASVATKEEAAKPNKGDTFSDHEFSIYTRKLLSAVSVLLERIEEVRASKGDLDIVREALKEVKERRKEVQGEVLGNLNAELRELRKDREELVKKSSEVMEAAFAARKERDRLLKSGGGGGDEVRESVEILERRLGEFEKEYNGLWEKIGEIEDRISRRETLTFSIAIRELSFIERESELLVERFSNQLRRKDRESVLKSIPSRLSRDDVQKDLEAAQNKYWEQMLLPTVLEAEDFEIYSDTSTRNFSLQIKEALKESKKLQSNLENQIRRKMKKFGDEKRFVVRTPEEEVLKGFPEVELKWRFGENDVVVPKAVTLHLFHGWKKWREEAKAKLKRELLENADLGREYMAQRQERILLDRERVMTKTWFNDERNRWEMDPVAVPYAVSRKLVESARIRHDWGVMYLALKGDDREYYVDIKEFDLLFEEFGGFDGMYLKMLASGIPTAVQLMWIPLSELDIRQQFLLVTRILSQCLIGLWNSGVVSYVRAWVFLKIKNITDDFMVVVGFPLVELIIPKQVRMSLGMAWPEEAYQFVGTTWYLKWQSEAEMNYRSRKTNSIRWYLWFLIRSAIYGYVLFNVFCYLKRKIPKLLGYGPLRRDPNLRKFRRVKFYFQYKLLRRIRRKKEGIDPIRTAFDQMKRVKNPPIRLEDFASVDSMREEINDIVTCLRNPTAFQEKGARAPRGVLIVGERGTGKTSLALAIAAEAKVPVVEVKAHQLEAGLWVGQSASNVRELFQTARDLAPVIIFVEDFDLFAGVRGQFIHTTKQDHEAFINQLLVELDGFENQDGVLLMATTRNLKQIDEALKRPGRMDRVLHLQRPTQMEREKILQFAAKETMDKELIDFVDWKKVAEKTALLRPIELKLVPLALEGSAFRSKFLDTDELMSYCSWFATFSSTIPKWLRRTPIAKKISKHIVNHLGLTLTREDMQQVVDLMEPYGQISNGIELLSPPLDWSMETKFPHAVWAAGRGLITLLLPNFDIVDNIWLEPTAWEGIGCTKITKAKNEGSVNGNVESRSYLEKKLVFCFGSYIASQLLLPFGEENFLSSSELKQAQEIATRMVIQYGWGPDDSPAIYITSKAVGSLSMGNNHEFEMAAKVEKMYDLGYDKAREMLLKNRKVLEKIVEQLLEFENLTGEDLINILNENGGIREQEPFFLSKSYYSELTSDGAMDDNGNGAALNLLGTTV